The proteins below come from a single Chitinophaga pinensis DSM 2588 genomic window:
- a CDS encoding DUF4998 domain-containing protein: MKRYKIANICLLGGLLTVLGCSKKPTDYREFLNGEELVYPGKVTNPQAMPGNGRIQLVWQPSPDQSIVQYRVFWNNGADSLTIPASTHNTTDTVKCTIPGLSEYVYSFTVYSYDAKGNRSVATEISNARVYGSVYTATLNNRLTDADNPFTVNEDNSVTLRFVTPDTININTTLKYTNQSNQEVSKSLAPAESMLTLTDYKFGTPVLYQSSYIPVTNALDTFYTLRADTFPTIFRLVQCDKSLFRERDMWGDMGIYQSDTRVSKLWDGSVGPQGYPNIFHADGNGSLPRTLSFDMGKVYNNLGVIEETGRDCCNNPDQFEVWGIADIDNAIPEMNPNESGWKDAMMNKGWTLLKEVIRTDNGNNAYKTNLVDNPPPIRYIRIRFLHNANGETSYVNLSEITFWNKE, from the coding sequence ATGAAACGATATAAAATAGCTAACATATGTCTGCTGGGCGGTTTACTCACCGTACTCGGGTGCAGCAAGAAACCTACGGACTACCGTGAATTCCTGAACGGGGAAGAATTAGTGTATCCAGGTAAAGTAACCAATCCACAGGCCATGCCTGGTAATGGAAGAATACAGCTGGTATGGCAGCCAAGTCCTGATCAGAGCATTGTACAATACAGGGTTTTCTGGAACAATGGCGCCGACTCACTCACTATTCCGGCATCTACACACAACACAACAGACACGGTAAAATGTACGATCCCCGGCTTGTCGGAATATGTATATTCTTTTACGGTCTATTCGTATGATGCAAAAGGCAATCGTTCTGTAGCAACAGAGATCAGCAATGCAAGGGTGTATGGCTCGGTATATACGGCAACACTCAACAACAGGCTGACAGATGCAGACAATCCTTTCACGGTGAATGAAGACAATTCAGTAACACTGCGCTTCGTTACACCTGATACGATCAACATTAACACCACACTGAAGTATACGAATCAGAGCAACCAGGAAGTCAGTAAATCACTGGCCCCTGCCGAAAGTATGCTCACACTGACCGACTATAAATTTGGTACACCTGTTCTGTATCAATCTTCCTATATTCCTGTGACAAACGCCCTGGATACATTCTACACACTGCGTGCTGACACCTTCCCGACTATATTCCGGCTGGTACAATGCGACAAGAGCCTGTTCCGGGAACGTGATATGTGGGGAGATATGGGTATCTACCAGTCAGATACCAGGGTCAGCAAACTGTGGGACGGCTCTGTTGGTCCGCAGGGATATCCGAATATCTTCCATGCGGATGGCAACGGATCGCTGCCAAGAACACTCAGCTTTGATATGGGAAAAGTCTATAACAACCTGGGGGTGATCGAAGAAACAGGAAGAGATTGCTGTAACAATCCGGATCAATTCGAAGTATGGGGTATTGCAGATATCGACAATGCGATTCCTGAAATGAATCCGAATGAATCAGGATGGAAAGATGCCATGATGAATAAAGGATGGACACTGTTGAAGGAAGTCATCAGAACAGACAACGGCAACAACGCCTACAAAACAAACCTGGTTGACAATCCTCCGCCGATACGTTATATCCGTATCAGGTTCCTCCATAACGCGAACGGAGAGACAAGTTATGTGAACCTGTCGGAAATTACCTTCTGGAACAAAGAATAA
- a CDS encoding FecR family protein yields the protein MEQQELYLLITRHFNEQTVPWEEDFLAEWLESAEENRLTYSVLKDIWQSSHQQHDEVLVNAALRDVKQRISSRQQSRLITIVKRYRTQIAAAAAVAGIIAASVFYLRRNSDSNAIAYMEKRSLPGQVLKVIMPDSTIVHLAPQSSIRYAPDFGKGDRKIFLEGEAFFDVSKDAHHPFTVAAGQLSVQVLGTRFNVAYYKGADSAAVSLVDGKVQVSVPAQPKPYELQPGQELYYDSHAQHACTRDYDVESVTGWTSRLLVFRNETLAVVARRLEQLYDVEITFADPAMAHYKLFAKFNDKPLNYILNVIKATDNLDYTIDGKKIRFTNNNAYQSR from the coding sequence TTGGAACAGCAGGAGCTTTATTTACTGATCACCAGGCATTTTAACGAACAGACCGTCCCATGGGAAGAAGATTTCCTGGCTGAATGGCTGGAAAGCGCAGAAGAAAACAGACTGACTTACAGCGTACTGAAAGATATATGGCAGAGCAGCCATCAGCAGCACGATGAAGTATTGGTGAATGCAGCACTGCGGGATGTAAAGCAACGTATCAGCAGCCGTCAGCAATCCCGATTGATCACTATTGTTAAACGATACCGTACGCAGATCGCGGCCGCAGCTGCTGTAGCAGGTATTATAGCAGCTAGTGTATTTTATCTGCGCCGGAATAGTGATAGTAACGCTATCGCTTATATGGAGAAAAGGAGTTTGCCCGGACAGGTACTGAAAGTGATTATGCCAGACAGTACAATAGTGCATCTTGCCCCACAAAGTAGTATCCGTTATGCACCCGATTTCGGAAAGGGTGACAGGAAAATCTTCCTGGAAGGTGAGGCGTTTTTCGACGTCAGCAAAGATGCGCATCATCCTTTTACCGTAGCTGCAGGACAATTGTCCGTACAGGTATTAGGAACGCGTTTTAATGTCGCATATTATAAAGGTGCAGACAGTGCTGCTGTATCGCTGGTAGACGGAAAGGTACAGGTGAGTGTTCCCGCTCAGCCCAAACCGTATGAACTACAACCAGGACAGGAATTGTATTATGACAGTCATGCACAACATGCCTGCACCAGGGATTACGATGTGGAGTCGGTAACCGGATGGACGTCCCGATTACTGGTATTCCGCAACGAAACACTGGCGGTGGTTGCCCGCAGACTGGAGCAATTGTATGATGTCGAGATCACCTTCGCAGACCCGGCTATGGCTCATTACAAACTGTTTGCAAAGTTTAATGACAAGCCACTCAATTACATTCTGAACGTGATCAAAGCAACGGACAATCTTGATTACACCATCGACGGAAAAAAGATCCGATTTACCAACAACAACGCCTATCAATCACGCTAA
- a CDS encoding DUF4959 domain-containing protein: MKFKMRHIQQLLLLFFISGLLPFSCKEIDGYNEIVSTDMTKPDPVKDVKVVNFNGGAYITYTLPKSSNILYVQATYKINDKVSRETKSSYYSDSVTVSGFAKSQDYDVELRVVSRAQVSSEPVNVKVHPDTPPYLLSRPTVTMRQDFGGVQIDAINMAKANLGIIVIAPDQTNKYQIIAQNYTDKDTISFSLHGYDTIPQKFGVYVTDQWGNISDTLLSTITPVYEAQMDKSQFRSYQLGTDARTGFGWSIENLWNNNTGSPGYHTEQPIQPLVWPAVITFDMGRAARLSRYTIWNRGIDGSGTWLWQAGAPRTWVLWGREDSPVDETMPDENHLPPVGGMTPKGWINMGFFTAPDKPSGLPNPQYNNTDLLFWNAGFSYNFSLNLPKVRYMRFECVSNMAQTNNFFNVTELSFWGDPR, encoded by the coding sequence ATGAAATTTAAAATGCGTCATATACAACAGCTGCTGCTGTTATTCTTTATATCAGGCTTACTGCCTTTCTCCTGTAAGGAGATTGACGGTTACAACGAAATCGTATCTACTGACATGACCAAACCGGATCCTGTCAAAGATGTAAAAGTGGTGAACTTTAACGGAGGCGCCTATATCACCTATACGCTGCCTAAATCATCCAATATCCTGTATGTACAGGCCACATACAAGATCAATGATAAGGTGAGCAGGGAAACCAAATCCTCTTATTATTCTGACAGTGTCACCGTCAGCGGTTTTGCAAAGAGTCAGGACTATGATGTGGAATTACGCGTAGTAAGCCGGGCACAGGTATCTTCTGAACCGGTGAATGTAAAAGTACATCCGGATACGCCACCTTATCTGCTGTCACGTCCTACGGTAACCATGCGCCAGGATTTCGGCGGCGTACAGATAGACGCGATCAACATGGCAAAAGCCAATCTGGGCATCATTGTTATTGCACCTGATCAGACCAACAAGTATCAGATTATCGCGCAGAACTATACGGATAAAGATACCATCTCGTTCAGTCTGCACGGTTATGATACCATTCCACAGAAGTTCGGCGTATATGTAACGGACCAGTGGGGTAACATCTCCGACACATTGCTGTCTACTATTACGCCTGTTTACGAGGCACAAATGGATAAATCACAGTTCCGTAGCTATCAGCTGGGAACAGATGCCAGAACCGGCTTCGGATGGTCAATAGAAAACCTCTGGAATAACAATACAGGCTCTCCGGGTTATCATACCGAACAACCGATACAACCGCTGGTATGGCCGGCAGTGATCACATTTGACATGGGTAGAGCTGCAAGGCTGAGCCGGTATACGATCTGGAACAGGGGTATTGATGGAAGTGGAACCTGGTTATGGCAGGCCGGTGCGCCAAGAACATGGGTATTGTGGGGACGTGAGGATAGTCCGGTAGATGAAACAATGCCGGATGAAAATCACCTTCCGCCGGTAGGTGGTATGACGCCAAAAGGATGGATCAACATGGGTTTCTTTACAGCACCTGACAAACCATCCGGCTTACCGAATCCACAGTACAACAATACCGATCTCCTGTTCTGGAACGCAGGTTTTAGTTACAACTTTTCCCTGAATCTGCCGAAAGTGAGGTACATGCGTTTTGAATGTGTTTCCAATATGGCGCAGACCAACAACTTCTTTAACGTTACCGAACTGTCATTCTGGGGCGATCCGAGATAA
- a CDS encoding RNA polymerase sigma-70 factor — protein sequence MARQSFDDNHYLQLFISGSEDAFDAIFKRYYEGLLQFAKVLLPYPTDEAEDIVAEMFCTLWHNRRQIDISTTLSAYLYVSVRNRVFDYYRKRKTIFNLPEEALADTPDVGYQQPDHQLMYKDITSQIQSLVAQLPPQMRLVFKMHRYEGFSYDEIAGLLNISLNSVKTHMFRALKFLKAAYPMLPIC from the coding sequence ATGGCACGCCAGTCTTTCGATGATAACCACTACCTGCAATTATTCATCTCCGGCAGCGAAGATGCATTTGATGCTATCTTCAAACGTTATTATGAAGGATTATTGCAGTTTGCCAAGGTACTTCTGCCATATCCTACAGACGAGGCAGAAGATATTGTAGCTGAAATGTTCTGTACCCTATGGCATAACCGTCGCCAGATAGACATTTCCACCACTTTAAGCGCTTATTTATATGTCTCTGTAAGAAACAGGGTGTTTGACTATTACCGTAAGCGTAAGACAATTTTTAACCTCCCGGAAGAAGCACTGGCCGATACGCCGGACGTTGGTTATCAACAGCCTGATCACCAGTTAATGTATAAGGATATTACCTCACAGATACAGTCCCTTGTCGCACAATTACCGCCCCAGATGCGACTTGTATTTAAAATGCACAGATATGAAGGATTCAGTTATGACGAGATTGCAGGTCTGTTAAATATATCTCTGAATTCTGTTAAGACACATATGTTCCGCGCACTCAAATTCCTCAAAGCAGCCTATCCAATGTTACCAATATGTTAA
- a CDS encoding SusC/RagA family TonB-linked outer membrane protein, whose product MPRILSMSRLPGALKHVYLLTLFSTFFAYNAFAQQPAKITVTGTITDSSGAKLEGVNIVAENKKNVATSTNQTGKFILDVEPGTMLRFSFVGFEQQFISVNTSTKVINLVLKPTTFKAEEVVVVAYGRKQRKEAVVGSVTSIDPGALKIPSSNLTNAMAGQIAGMVAFQRGGQPGLDNSNFFIRGVTTFGYSASPLILVDNIELSANDLARLQVDDIASFSILKDASAAALYGARGANGVILVTTKEGKAGKANVNVRYERSISRPTQTVKLADPVTYMRLYNEALTTRNPLATPQYTPNDIINTQATMDKAPGHNPYVYPAVDWMKTLFKDQTTTQRANFSVQGGTDAARYYIAGSYDRDNGILQVNPVNNFNSSMKFENYQLRSNVNVKLTKTTEAVVRLWGNFNEYTGPITGDRSGLASDMYDRALHTSPVAFPAYFPADSANLLTKHILFGNSLTTSGGLQSNPYAALMYGYKSFSESRLSAQFELNQNLNFFTEGLAFHGLFSTNRYAYFDLTRSYLPFYYDVANYDQPSNTYSLTWLNNQPGNAQEFLSYYPGNKDVNTFLYLQGSIDYARAFGKHNISSAIIATRQQKLNADANDPETNQPSLQYSLPYRNLGLAGRATYSYATKYFLEFNFGYNGSERFSMQNRWGFFPTIGAGWVVSNEKFWKGPISNILTRFKLRGSYGLVGNDNIDNTRFYYLSNVKPDDVNGPSAVFGTNNSVRLYGTTIRNYPNPGVTWETARKTNLAAEMTFVDKLNVTAEIYHEYRYNILQQRGYIPVTNGLEAAVKSNVGTAYAKGLDLNINYKQTINKNFWVSILANFTATANKYGRYEEPQYKYDYRFQTGRPINQPFGYIAERLFVDDKEAANSPTQLFGSSPLPIGGDIKYRDVNKDGIINQDDQVPIGLPTTPQIIYGFGFSFGYKNFDLNAFFQGLARESFFINATSEDDRYWGKYGTAPFINNAQILQAYADDHWSEEKQNLYALWPRLSTTDILNNQQQSTWWLRDGSFMRLKSLEIGYTIPKDFARKMHIRNMRLYFSGLNLFTFSSFKLWDPEQAGQGFAYPIQKVFNFGINVNL is encoded by the coding sequence ATGCCACGTATCCTCTCCATGTCCCGGTTACCCGGGGCGCTAAAACACGTATACCTATTAACGCTGTTTTCCACGTTCTTTGCCTACAACGCATTTGCACAACAGCCGGCCAAAATCACCGTCACAGGTACGATAACCGATTCGTCAGGAGCAAAACTCGAAGGGGTGAACATCGTTGCGGAAAACAAGAAGAACGTCGCTACGTCGACCAACCAGACTGGAAAGTTCATCCTCGATGTCGAACCGGGTACAATGCTCCGGTTTTCTTTCGTAGGTTTTGAACAACAGTTTATCAGCGTTAACACTTCTACCAAAGTAATCAACCTTGTATTGAAACCCACCACCTTTAAGGCGGAAGAAGTAGTGGTGGTTGCTTACGGCCGTAAACAACGGAAAGAAGCAGTAGTGGGATCTGTTACCTCAATCGATCCCGGTGCGTTGAAAATTCCATCCAGCAACCTGACGAACGCAATGGCAGGACAAATTGCAGGGATGGTCGCCTTTCAACGCGGAGGCCAGCCAGGTCTGGACAACTCCAACTTCTTCATTCGTGGTGTGACCACCTTTGGCTACAGTGCAAGTCCACTGATCCTTGTGGACAATATCGAACTGAGCGCCAATGACCTGGCACGTCTGCAGGTAGATGACATCGCCAGCTTCTCCATCCTGAAAGATGCCAGTGCCGCTGCACTGTACGGTGCAAGAGGCGCCAACGGTGTGATCCTGGTAACGACCAAAGAAGGTAAAGCAGGTAAGGCGAATGTAAACGTCCGTTATGAACGTTCTATTTCCCGCCCGACACAGACGGTGAAACTGGCAGATCCTGTGACCTACATGCGGTTGTACAATGAAGCGCTGACCACCAGAAATCCACTGGCAACGCCGCAGTATACACCGAATGACATCATCAACACACAGGCGACCATGGATAAGGCTCCGGGCCACAATCCATATGTGTATCCGGCAGTAGACTGGATGAAAACACTCTTCAAAGATCAGACTACCACACAACGTGCTAATTTCAGCGTGCAAGGTGGAACAGATGCTGCAAGGTATTATATCGCAGGTTCCTATGACAGGGATAATGGTATCCTGCAGGTAAATCCGGTGAACAATTTTAACTCTTCCATGAAGTTTGAGAACTATCAGCTTCGTTCCAATGTGAATGTAAAATTGACAAAAACTACAGAAGCAGTTGTTCGTCTCTGGGGTAATTTCAACGAATATACCGGTCCTATTACGGGCGACCGTTCCGGTCTGGCCAGCGACATGTATGACCGGGCGCTGCATACCAGTCCGGTAGCATTCCCCGCCTATTTTCCGGCAGATAGCGCCAACCTGCTGACCAAACATATCTTGTTCGGTAACTCACTGACCACTTCCGGCGGATTGCAATCCAATCCATATGCCGCTCTTATGTATGGCTATAAAAGCTTTTCAGAATCAAGATTGTCTGCACAGTTCGAGCTTAATCAGAACCTGAACTTTTTCACCGAAGGACTCGCCTTCCATGGCTTATTTAGTACCAACCGTTACGCCTATTTTGATCTGACCAGATCTTACCTGCCTTTCTATTATGATGTAGCTAACTATGACCAGCCAAGTAATACTTATTCATTGACATGGCTGAACAATCAGCCCGGTAATGCACAGGAATTTCTCAGCTACTACCCTGGTAATAAAGATGTGAACACTTTTCTTTACCTGCAGGGCTCAATCGATTACGCTCGCGCTTTCGGTAAACATAATATCAGTAGCGCCATCATCGCTACCCGCCAGCAGAAGCTGAATGCGGACGCAAATGATCCGGAAACGAACCAGCCATCATTACAATATTCACTGCCTTACCGTAACCTCGGACTGGCGGGTAGAGCGACTTATTCCTATGCCACCAAGTACTTCCTGGAGTTTAACTTTGGTTATAATGGTTCTGAACGTTTCTCTATGCAGAACCGTTGGGGCTTCTTCCCCACGATTGGTGCAGGTTGGGTAGTGTCCAACGAAAAGTTCTGGAAAGGACCAATATCCAATATACTGACCAGGTTTAAACTGAGGGGTAGTTATGGTCTTGTCGGTAATGATAATATCGATAACACCCGTTTCTATTACCTGTCTAATGTTAAACCGGATGACGTCAACGGACCGTCTGCGGTATTCGGTACTAACAACAGCGTAAGACTGTACGGTACTACAATCCGCAACTATCCTAATCCTGGCGTAACATGGGAAACGGCCCGGAAAACAAACCTTGCCGCAGAAATGACATTCGTTGACAAACTGAATGTGACAGCAGAGATCTATCATGAATACAGATACAACATCCTGCAACAACGTGGTTATATCCCTGTTACCAATGGATTGGAAGCAGCGGTTAAATCCAATGTGGGTACCGCTTATGCAAAGGGTCTGGATCTGAATATCAATTACAAACAGACCATCAACAAGAATTTCTGGGTATCCATACTGGCTAACTTCACCGCCACCGCGAATAAGTACGGCCGTTACGAAGAACCACAATACAAGTATGACTATCGTTTCCAGACAGGTCGTCCGATCAACCAGCCATTCGGTTATATCGCCGAGCGACTGTTTGTAGATGACAAAGAAGCAGCGAACTCTCCTACACAGTTGTTTGGTTCATCTCCGTTACCAATCGGCGGTGATATCAAATACAGAGATGTGAATAAAGATGGTATTATTAACCAGGACGACCAGGTACCTATTGGTCTGCCGACCACTCCACAGATCATCTATGGTTTCGGTTTCTCCTTCGGATACAAAAATTTCGACCTGAATGCTTTCTTCCAGGGTCTTGCAAGAGAATCTTTCTTCATCAATGCCACCTCAGAGGACGACAGATACTGGGGTAAATACGGAACTGCACCGTTTATCAATAACGCGCAGATCCTGCAGGCATATGCGGACGACCATTGGTCAGAAGAAAAACAGAACCTCTATGCGCTGTGGCCTCGTCTGTCCACTACTGACATCCTGAACAACCAGCAACAGAGCACCTGGTGGCTGAGAGATGGTAGTTTCATGCGACTGAAATCACTGGAGATAGGATATACCATTCCTAAAGACTTCGCCAGAAAAATGCATATCAGAAATATGCGTCTTTACTTCAGCGGTCTGAATCTCTTCACATTCAGCAGCTTCAAACTGTGGGATCCGGAACAGGCTGGACAGGGATTCGCTTACCCTATCCAGAAGGTGTTTAATTTTGGTATCAATGTCAACTTATAA
- a CDS encoding RagB/SusD family nutrient uptake outer membrane protein gives MQTIIKIFISTALSISLLSSCNKYLDVVPDDVATLESAFANANETQAYLFGCYATMQALTDIRRNAGFTTSGEVMFPYPLQDQTTLGGGGGDAGFSIMRGIQNSANPLLNYWDGYNMGINMWQAIRKCNIFLENVHIPLDLPEFQRKRWAAEAKFLKAYFHYWLIRMYGPIPIVDVNLPVNASIEDVRIKQQPVDSCFNYVVHLLDEAIVDLPPVIQNLAAEQGRISSTIAKAVKAEVLATAASPLFNGNRDYAAMKRKDGTQLFSQAYDESKWQLALTACREAIDAAAAAGANLYQLRLSGGIVHMSDETRRMLTIQGAFVDSWNPEQIWTLNPQFGWQYMASPRVTADAAANVFAVYSNFSVPIGQSELFYSKNGVPISEDRTFDYKNRYKLQAGDDSHAYYIKKGYTTVKGNFNREPRYYADVAFDGSVWFGSGNLDDNNPNYVNAVNGFAAPPDQLRYNATGYWAKKLVPYQTTFGQTSVQQNYSWPFMRLTGLWLLYAECQNEVNGPGGDALLWIDRVRERAGLKGVAESWSQYSTSPNKYNTKDGLRAIIHQERRIETAFEGQAGWDLRRWKELQNVLSTPLQGWNVFNRTTEGYYQLRIAQQTVFGVRNYLYPIQDYDLLTNPNLVQTLYW, from the coding sequence ATGCAAACCATCATAAAAATATTTATCAGCACAGCCTTATCTATATCTCTGCTGTCGTCCTGTAACAAATACCTGGATGTAGTACCTGACGATGTCGCCACGCTGGAAAGTGCATTTGCTAACGCGAATGAAACCCAGGCTTATTTATTCGGATGTTATGCAACTATGCAGGCGCTTACTGATATACGCCGTAACGCCGGCTTTACCACTTCAGGTGAGGTGATGTTCCCTTATCCATTACAAGACCAGACCACACTGGGCGGTGGCGGTGGAGACGCTGGTTTCAGCATCATGCGCGGCATACAGAACAGCGCCAATCCGCTTTTAAACTACTGGGATGGTTATAACATGGGAATTAATATGTGGCAGGCTATCCGTAAATGCAACATATTCCTGGAGAATGTACACATACCGCTTGATCTGCCAGAATTTCAACGTAAGAGATGGGCAGCAGAAGCAAAATTCCTGAAAGCCTATTTTCACTACTGGCTGATCAGAATGTACGGACCTATTCCGATCGTAGATGTCAACTTACCGGTGAATGCTTCTATTGAAGATGTAAGAATAAAACAACAACCGGTAGACTCCTGCTTCAATTATGTAGTACACTTACTGGATGAAGCGATTGTAGATCTTCCACCGGTGATACAGAACCTTGCTGCGGAACAGGGACGTATCAGTTCCACGATCGCAAAAGCCGTAAAAGCAGAAGTACTGGCGACAGCTGCAAGTCCGTTGTTCAATGGTAACCGCGACTATGCCGCCATGAAGAGAAAGGACGGAACACAACTGTTTTCACAAGCTTACGACGAAAGCAAATGGCAACTGGCACTGACAGCCTGCCGGGAAGCAATTGATGCAGCTGCTGCTGCAGGCGCTAACCTTTATCAACTGAGACTGAGCGGAGGTATTGTGCATATGTCAGACGAAACACGCAGAATGCTGACAATACAGGGCGCTTTTGTAGATAGCTGGAATCCTGAGCAGATATGGACATTGAATCCACAATTCGGCTGGCAATATATGGCGTCTCCAAGAGTCACTGCTGATGCTGCTGCGAATGTATTTGCCGTGTATTCCAACTTCTCTGTACCTATCGGACAGTCAGAGCTCTTCTATAGCAAAAATGGTGTACCGATCAGTGAAGACAGAACCTTTGATTATAAGAACCGTTACAAACTGCAGGCTGGTGACGATTCACATGCCTACTATATCAAAAAGGGCTATACTACTGTAAAAGGCAACTTCAACCGCGAGCCACGTTATTATGCAGATGTTGCATTCGATGGTAGTGTATGGTTTGGTTCCGGTAACCTGGACGACAATAATCCGAATTATGTCAATGCGGTTAACGGATTCGCAGCACCACCCGATCAGCTGCGTTATAATGCGACCGGCTATTGGGCAAAGAAACTGGTACCTTATCAGACGACCTTCGGACAAACAAGCGTACAACAGAACTACTCCTGGCCATTTATGCGCCTCACCGGCCTCTGGCTCTTATATGCAGAGTGTCAGAATGAAGTCAACGGACCAGGCGGCGATGCACTCCTCTGGATTGACAGGGTAAGAGAAAGAGCAGGATTAAAAGGCGTAGCAGAATCATGGTCACAGTACTCTACCAGTCCGAATAAGTACAATACCAAAGATGGATTACGTGCTATTATTCACCAGGAAAGAAGAATTGAAACCGCGTTCGAAGGCCAGGCAGGATGGGATTTACGCAGATGGAAAGAATTGCAGAATGTACTGAGTACGCCGTTGCAGGGCTGGAATGTGTTCAACAGAACAACGGAAGGTTACTATCAGCTGAGAATTGCACAACAGACTGTTTTCGGTGTAAGGAACTACCTCTATCCTATTCAGGACTACGATCTGCTCACGAATCCGAACCTGGTACAGACCCTTTACTGGTAA
- a CDS encoding AraC family transcriptional regulator, with product MGTLKRRDGFEGEQLISLPESVWKNAIKINPVLGQLYITHIGYFPRAAFHYRDREKGCIDNILIYCTHGKGWYSIDDRTFKVGMNEYVIIPATELPLRYGSDDENPWSIYWVHFTGKDMAAFNQGFNIGLYDGPRHIHRNEKGIQLWNTMFQCLKMGFGKDNLGKANLHLYHFLATFLFPDKTPREQEQSRDRINETILYMQQHLTVALTVEELAQLVELSPSHFSTLFKKTTGMSPLNYFIHLKLQQACLLLYTTDMKIKQVGVAIGYDDPYHFSRLFKKSMHVSPEHYRGMRRKDHGGMDCLVL from the coding sequence ATGGGGACTTTGAAGAGAAGGGATGGCTTCGAAGGAGAACAGTTAATAAGTCTCCCCGAGTCAGTCTGGAAAAACGCAATCAAAATCAATCCTGTATTGGGTCAGCTGTATATTACCCATATCGGTTATTTTCCCAGAGCCGCCTTTCATTATAGAGACAGAGAGAAGGGCTGTATCGATAATATACTGATCTACTGTACGCATGGTAAGGGCTGGTATTCAATAGACGACAGGACATTCAAGGTCGGCATGAACGAATATGTCATCATCCCTGCAACGGAGCTTCCTTTACGCTATGGATCTGATGATGAAAACCCGTGGAGTATTTACTGGGTGCACTTTACAGGCAAAGACATGGCCGCATTTAACCAGGGATTCAACATCGGTTTATATGACGGACCAAGGCATATTCACAGAAATGAAAAAGGTATTCAGTTATGGAATACGATGTTTCAATGCCTGAAAATGGGATTTGGAAAGGATAACCTGGGCAAGGCAAACCTGCATCTGTATCACTTTCTGGCCACTTTCCTGTTCCCGGATAAAACGCCGAGGGAGCAGGAGCAGAGCCGTGACAGGATCAATGAAACGATCCTCTATATGCAGCAGCATCTCACTGTTGCACTGACAGTAGAAGAGCTGGCACAGCTGGTGGAGCTCTCTCCATCCCATTTTTCCACGCTGTTTAAAAAGACGACAGGCATGTCGCCACTGAACTATTTCATTCACCTGAAACTGCAGCAGGCCTGCCTCTTGCTGTATACAACAGATATGAAAATCAAGCAGGTCGGTGTTGCAATCGGCTATGATGATCCTTACCATTTTTCAAGGCTGTTCAAGAAGAGTATGCATGTCAGTCCGGAGCACTACCGGGGTATGCGCAGGAAGGATCATGGAGGTATGGATTGCCTCGTGTTGTGA